TTCTTAGGCACATGTATGGAGACCTTCTGCATTGACTCTGAGCTGCAGGGCCCTTTGGAAAGTGCcctgaaagcagcattttggaGATGGCAGCTATTATCTgcaagggaggaagggaagccGGGGGCAGACCCTCACGTGTCCTTGCAAGGAGGCTCTTTGTCAACACGTCCTTTCGCTATTgacaggcaggagctggagaggctctgcatttttgtctttataGCCTTGGTCTGCTGAGGTGGGTGGAGGGGGACGCATCTCTAACAGttggctctgtgctgctctctTCCTGCATGATTGTATGTGAAGATTCAGCTCTGGGTGGCAGGAGCAGCTATTCTAATAGCTGTGCCATGGGGTCCTGCTGTAAAACTATTGAGACTCATCCGTTCTAGCAGGGTTGTAGGTGAAGGACATGCTGGGGTAGGCTTGTTTCCCCCCAGTGTTGATTtgaagctggcagcagcaggtagCCATCTTGCCGATGGCTGTTTAACCATTTCAGCATCCTCCCTCTTGCAAACTGGTGATTACCCCTCAACAGCCACAGTCAGCAAGGAAGAGCCTGTCATCGAGGGAGCTCTATTTTTGCCAAACAGGCTGTTTCTTCCTGTGTTGGTAGCCTACAGGCAGAGACCACGAGTGAAGCCTGAAGATAAACCATTAGGCTTAGCTGTGTCCACAGTCCTGTCCTCCCAGTCAAACTCTTCTTAGCTCATCCTCACCATCTGCTACTTGGGCATATGCTAACCACTGACTTACTGTATCCTGCAACTTCCTCTGGCTTCTGTGCAAGATCCAAACAGATACAGAGCGTTGGAAGCTGCTTCATCTTTCCCTGTGGGGGTGGATTAGCACAATTAAAATGAACATCATGCCTAAATTGAACTGCTTAATTGGTATGTTTACCCCTGAAGACTCAGGAATATTTAGTCAAAGAAGTTGACAAGGTTTTTGCAGATTTTGGAGGGGAAGGATGGTGATGGGGGACACTGGGTTAACCTTAAAGATGCTGTGAGCTACTTTTCTCTTGGAACTGCTaattctgctctgctctctcttTCCCGGACGTTTTGGGCCAAAGATGACACTCGAGCCCTCTGTGGATGGGCTTTGCATTTGGCTTACCAGGAATGGGCGTGAGATGTGCATGCATGCGTGTGTTGGGAACCTGGGTCTTCCTTCAGCATCCCAGGAAAACCCATGCAGGCTGCATGGGTAGAAGTTGTGCCTGCGAGTTTTTATCTTGGACCACAGGCCCTGTGGGGGGAGGCCAAATCTCCCAAGAGACGGAGGGTCTCTTTACTTCCCCGAACTGTGTCCCCACTCCATTGCAGGTGACAGTTGTACCTTTGCTGTGTCGTGACACAGCCAAGATACTGGTCCCAGTCCTGATACGCTGGTGGTGCTTCCGCGGTGCACAGGCAGCAATGGAGTGTGATTTGTTACAACGTGCTCAGCACACGTGGCTCGGTGTTGTTTCCCCCTCTTGTCATGCAGCGCTGCATGATGCAAATGGACCCAGCGGAGTGGCAGATGGGTTGTGCGGGAGCTGAGTCATCACACTGTactgagcagcaggcagctcctggtttgggggctggagagggagcaggaaaaaTGATTTCCTCTtgaattattttcctcctctctgagTTACTTCAGTACCTGTGACTCTTTAAGTTGTCAGAAGCTCTCTGCCTGTGTTACCCTGCTCCCTCGGTGTAACTCAGCCATGCTGCTGGCCTGATCCCACCTGGGGCCACGCCATAGGACGTGGCGGCTGTCAGCCATCTGGCAGTGACCGAGATGAGGTGGATGGAGGGACCTTGGCCACCTCCCAGGAAGATCTGAGGAGTCCCGAGGCTGTGTAAAACTTACAGTGGTTTCTCTGTGGATGCTGTTATGTTCTTTCTGTGTCAGGATGCCTCTGTATGGCAGCTCTTTCCCAATCTCTTGCTAAGTTAGGAAAAGAAGTGGCCCTTGTACTGTGCATCCAAGCAGGGGGAGAAGCCAGTCCCATTGCTGTGAAGGTCTTAAAAGTGAGCGAGTGGGGTCTGATCTTGGTAGACTCTTCCCTTGCACAGCAGTGCTTGGAATGAGAGGGAGAGGAGCTAGCGCGTTCGAATAGAGCTATGAATTCTTGTGTCTGCTTCAAGTAGTTCTCTCTCTTCAGCATTGCAAATCTGGCCTCTGTCCTGGAGATAGTGACTCACTGgtatcaaaacaaaacagacaagtGAGGTTTGCAGtcgtccccccctccccaagtgCTTGTGGAGGTTTCTGTTTCTCTAAGCAGAGTCAAAATGTGCTTGGCTTGTTCAGAGAGCTGTTCTGTAATGGGATAAACATGCAGATGCTGTTGTCTGTTTAGTGTTTGGCTTGAAGATGATAAACACTGCCCCAGTGGCAGCCCTCAGTGGGGCTATGCCAGGAAGCGTGGTAAGATCTGTCCTCCGGGAGCCTGCTAGGCTGGTGCTCTCGGCtgctggccaggagcagcccctggTGAGCTGGCACTGCTGAAGTCCTCCTGGTCCTCGGCTGCGGGCTGAGAGGGTATCGCTGTGTTGGCAgcatggcagggctgggagaggggggtggcaggggctgtgcagccaggcaggagtCTCTCTCACCTTGCAGGAGGCCTGGAGACTGAAGCAGGCTGTCATCACGTGCGGGTTGGATGGGTCTGCCTGCCCTGGCAAGTGTGATGTACTCTTTGGCAGAGCAGCCCGGAGATGAGCGATGAGTGGAGTAAACTGAGTGGGTGCAGAGCACTGCAAGCCTGGAGAATATCTGCAGGTGGTGAAGTTACCAGATCTCTCAGCGAGcgctccctctccctctgccagcGCTAGCTTTCAGCAGTGTGCAGGAGGGGTGTCTGCAGCCCTTGGCCCGGGCTGGGAAGAGATTGTCTCACCTGGCAGTTGTGTATCTGGTGCTGCAATAATTGTGGCTTCCTAGTGCTGACACACTGGCTGCTTGGGGCAGTGGTTTGTGGCCTGTCCTGGGACATCAGGGTGTTGACAGGTGCTGTAGAAAAGCACAGCCTGAGTGAGttccagggtttttttgctctccGCGTATTTCTAAATTCTTAGACCTGTTAACAGATGAGTTTCCAAGGTGCTCAATCATTGGGTCCCAGTCTGTCTCTGTGTTCACAAATGCTTCTGTCAGCCCTGTGTCTACGCTGACCTCTCCAGCAGCTCTACGATGTAGCTGCTCTGATGCTGTCTCTGAACCTTGCCCATATTTTGGCACAAGGCTTCCCAGCTCCTATTGATTCCCCAAGCTGGGGGGAGGTCTTGCTTAAATGAGAGGCTTCCTTGGAATGGAGGTCTCTGGGTTGCGGTGCTTCTTCTGCCCTCAGGCTCCTGTCCAGCCAGTGTCTCGGCCTCACTAAGGAATTGCTGTTCTAAGCGCTCTTAGTCCTGCATGCTCGTGAGGTAAAACACGCTCGGGCTTCCTGTCAAAAGCACATTGCTGGATGCAGCAGTATGTCTCCAGCAGCTCAGTCCAGACAGTAAGTGAAGCCCCTTCAATCTTGACATGCCAAGGATAGAGTGAGTGTTAGTAACAGCTGTGTTAGggtaaaacaaaacccagcttgAGCTGAAACTGCATTTAAACTCCTAAACAACACCTGTACTAATACCACATTTCTGggcttgtgtttcttttttgttaagaGGTTAACAGAACAGCCTGGGCATGTTCCCAACCTGAGCCAAGCTGCTAGAGCTGGGTTGCCTGAAAAAGCAGTGGGAAGCACCTTGAAAAGCCAGGCCTCAGAAAGTGGGAGCAGTGACTCGTCTGACAGCGAAGAGGAGTCCCCTGTGGCACAGACACAGCCTCCGCAAGCTGGTAAGTCTGGTAGTGGCCAGGATCCCTCACTTGCATCTTCATGGGTTTCCTTCTGTCCCACGGAACAGCCCAGCCTATTGTGATAGCTCCTGCCTTGGAGAGCAGCTCTTTGTCGTGGTGACAATCTCCTATGCTTTTCCTGCAGTGAAGACCAATGCTGCACCCCAGCCAACCAACGTGAAGAAGGCACCGGCTCCAGCGGCACCCCCTCCACCTGTGGGCAGCAGCGATGATTCCAGCGAGGAGTCAGattcagaggaagaaatagTCCCCCCTTCGCAGGTAAGGAGCCGCTGACCCGCTGGGTGTGGACACTGTTAGCCCCGTGTGCTCGGGAGGTCTCAGGACCTGGGAGGTGGTAGTTGGGTGGGTGATgagtgctgcagagaggagccctCCTGTTGGCTGGGTCAGGTTTTCTTGGCAGCATCGCTGGGTCTTGCTGACCCTGGCTCTGGGTGCACGTCTTGGCTGCAGCAAGGTTGCAGTGTGTGAGAGCAGTGGAAGGTGTGAATGTTTTGGCAGGAACATGAGTAGATGCACGAGCCCAGGCCTCCTCTGGGACTCTGTCCCCTTTGACCTACTCCAGGGAGTTAGACTGCAAAAGCAGCCAGTTCCTTGCAGACAGTGTCTTTCCATGAGCTGGGTAGCTCCAAGGCAACCCGCCTCCTCTTTCCTCCCAAACCCTGGGTGTAGGGTGCGGCTGGAGCTCTCTGGACTCCCCCTCCACGAGCCTTGGGAGGCTGGAAGGATCTGCCCTGAAGGGTAGCATGATGGTcgtgctgcttttcagctggagGAGCCAGACTCCTGCCCTTGGAGGAGGGAGGTGACCCCCCATATCTGTGCAGAGACACCGCTGAGTGTCGTGGAGCCAATCCCAACTCTTTCACCTGAGTCTCTTCGTGCCTCTGTGTCTGAGCTCCCTGGGGCCTGAGCTGCCTTGGTAGGAAGCTGGCTTGGGTGTCTCTgcacctctgctgcagcctgagaAAGAAACCACGGGAAGAAGCCTTGTGGCTGCTGTTCCTGCATGGTGGTGGCTTGGCTGATGCTCTTAGCCCAGGGCTAAGTGGCCAAGTGCATTTCTTGTCCCGCACGTGTGTGTCCGCTGTCTGGCCAGTGCTcttgcagggagagggggaTAACGTGCACTCAAGGAAACCCTTCCCCATGTTGGCCTGATGCTGTGGCCAGTGGAAAGGCTGTCTCCCGCCCGAGCTGGTGGGCCGGCAGCCAGCCTGAGCAGTCCTCAATTAAAGTGTGTTTATAGTACCGAGATTGTATAAAATAACGCAGTTGCTGTAACTTGAGCTTTGTGCAAGACGGCTGAGAGCTCACGTCGGATTGGCGGCTCTGCGTGGTGGAGCGTTGCCTTCTTTTCTGAAGGCCAGATGTTGTGTGAGGGAAATGTCAGCCCACAAAGGCCCAGCTTGTCAGAGATCCGGAGAGGGAGGGCTGCTCACGTAGCCTTGTTTGTAATACAAACCAGGAGGCTGAGTGCTCCTTCATCGCTcttgctccctcctctgctggCATTTGTGCCTTGGACCTGATGTCAGTGTCTGATTTCCATGCCCCTGgctcttctatttttaatccCTCTTACGTTTAGTTTGACAGGAGGTTTCAAATGTGAGGCAACAGAATTGCTTCTCGTTAATTTGCTCTCTAATCTGGGGCTCGCTTGTGGACCTGAAGGCAGATTTGCCCTGTGGTTGGTGTCTTTGCTTTATCTCTGTTGCCAGTTAACTCTTGATCTGTGATTTTTAGAACGTAGGAGCCATCCTGGAGTCCAAGTGCCTGCTTTGCAAAGTAGGATTTGCAACTGCAGTCTTGCTAGTACTGCACTGGATAGGGATCTCAGAGCCTGCAAGCACATCACAttttgcctgcctgccctcaggATGGGTGCCTTTGGGGCACCAAGCTAATGCTTTAGGCACTCCCAGGATGCTGACCCTTACTTCTCTGCTCCTCGTTATGCCATAGGCCCTGCTCTGAGGCTCTTAGGAGACAGCACTGGCCtgtaaagggaggaaaaaaataaatatgagccttggtgctgtgctgaAAATGGTGGAAGGGCTCAGGACTTAGTGGTGGATTGGTGTACGCTTCTGTCTTCTTCCCTCCAAGTTGTGCTCTgtcctgattttctttctcatctatTTTAGAGTCTGTCCCAGCAGAACGTCAAAGCAACCAAGGTTTCGAGTGCAGTGGCTGCCAAAGCTAATGCCACGCTGCCTTTGGGGAAGGGGATAAAGGCGCCTGCTGTCCTTCCAGTTAGCAGAGTGTCTGAGAGCTCGAGTAGCGATTCCTCGGAGCACGACGTACTGGCAGGAGAGGTAATGACGGAGGAGACTAAAGTGAGGAGCTTCCCTGGGGAGAGTGGGCAGATGGGTGTGCtggagtctgaggctgctgcaGTGTCTCCAGCTGAGGGAGCATGTTCGTGTAGGGGGCGAGAGGGGGGCTGCTCTGTTTTAACCACTGTTATCGCACCATAAGGTGAGGCAGATGAGCAGAGGGGGTAGCCCTGATACCTTTGCTgttcctgcctcccagctggctggcaggtttcttcctccttttgtgATAGTAGTGCACTGTACAGTCAGGAGTTATCTGCTTGGCCACAGCTGCCTGCTTCATCTGTGGACCAAGGGGAGCTAGGGGGCTCTGCACCGTGCATGAGAGGTTCTTGGGCTAACCTTGACATGAACTGGAGCAGCACGGCTGAAGAAGGGCTGAGGTGGTCCAAGCCCGTCTGCTTTGGGCTGCCTCCTATAGTTCATGGGTATAAGCAGTTATTCCTCCTTCCAGATGCATTTTGTCTTCCTCTCCCTAGGATCCCTCTCCTCCTTGCCTAAAGCAAACGGTTCCTGTGGGAAAAGTTCCTCCAGCCAACACTGCTGCTCCGCAGGCTGCTTCGCTCCTGGGAAGTCCCACCACCAAACTGAAGAAGCCAGGCCCACAGCCAGCGCAGGACGCCCGGCTGAGCCAGGCTGCACCGCCCGCCCAGGCAGAGGATACCTCAGACAGTAGCAGTTCCTCAGATAGTGACGAGGAGACACCCAAGCAGCCCCCCAAACCTGGTCAGTTCTCCCAAGAAAATGCTCTCAGTGCTGCCAGCCAGGCCAGGGTGGGGACAGCATTTTGTTATCCCGTGAGAGGTGTCACCTTCACGTTACGGTTGGAGAGGGgttcctcctctccagctgggCAGAGCGCTCCCCTTTCTTTGGAGACAGAATGCCCTTTGGCAGTAGCTGTGCTGGGTAGGTGAGCTCAGCCCCAGGCGGCAGTGATGGGTTTAATGGAATGAactctgctcctccagcaggCTCACTGCAGAAACCAGGGGGGACCCAGCCGGCCCACAGCTCCTCCTCGGAGTCCagtgaagaggaggaggcagcgtcACAGGTATGGTACCTGAGCAGGCTGGGATCCTCTCGGGTCTTGCAACTGGCACATAAGTAGGACAGAGAGAGGATTGCATTCTCAGCCATAGCCAATGGGGTGCTGAGTGGGTTTGCCAGCACAGAAGTGGGGGCTCCCCAGTGCAGTGCTGTGAGCAGCGCCTTTTGGTGGGGGCAGAATGCTTCCCCAGGCAGCCAGGCCTTGGGTCCAGGGCTCACAGTGCCTTCCcaggggaagggatgggaggaGGTGGTGCCTTGCAAGGGTTAAACCAGGAGAACTGGTACACAGTGCCAAtagcagcaggatttttttttccccctttttatttGTAACTTTACCCGTGTCCAAGCCATTAAATTCCCTTTGTAAGTAACATGCAGGGCGTGCAGCACATCTGCGGTGCATTAGCTGTGCGTGGGTGCATGCTAATGGCCAAGAGCCTCCCCCAAGCCTGCTTTACTGGGCAAGAATAAAGAGGAGACCCTCTCCCCATCAGCTCTTGCTGCTGTAAGCTCAGCCAGTGACTGTCAGTGCTGGCACCCTCTCCTGGCAGCCCTAGCCTCTACAGGGCTGGCTGAGCCGTGCAGGATCATTCCATGGGTGGCCAAAGGTGGGTCCTTCACTTAGGGTATGCGGGCATTAGCAGCGGAGACAGATCTACATGTCTGGTGTGTGGGAGGCTGCCCTGCTGTGACTTATCAGTGTGTCTGTGCTGTTTCAGTCCCTCCTCACAGGCTATCTGGGCCTCTCCAggaccccagcagcaccccaggcaCCAAAGACGGTTCCCCCTCAGCCAGTAGGCAAAGCGGGGCAAGGAAAAGCAGCCGTGACTGCTGCGAACTCCCTCACCAAAGCCCCCGTGAAGGCAGCCCCAGCTGACAGCTCCAGCAGCGACAGCAGTGACTCCGACACGGACGTCGACCAGGTGACTGCAAACCACAAAGCAGGTGGGTCTCCTGCGGCGAGGTCGGGAATCCGCTTGGCCTGGGAGCAAAGCTGTGCTGGCATGGGAGGGTGATGCTGGGATGGGGCCCTCTTCCCAGCACGTCTCCACCGCAGAGCCCAGCAGCGTGGAGTGCTGCTGCCGTCTGCTGGCTTCCCCTGGCCACGACACAGCCCTCTTCTTGAACGCCCCTCCTGCGCTGGCTGGCTGGTGAGGCGCTCTGCCTTTGCCTCTTCCAAATTCTGCTTTAACTGCAATAATTAATGGAATTAATGGGAGCAGGTAGGGCTCTCCCTGAAACCTATGTGCACTGCATTGGTGTGCTGCGGTAGTGATGGCTTCTACAGAAGGTTTAAACACTGGCTGAAGAACATCTGGTATTCAAGCCTCCCCTTGGTCTTTTTGGGCTCTGTAGCATGTctggagggcagaggaggggaagcaAGTGGGGAGACctatagaaaaattaaaagtccTGCCATTCCTCTATTGCCCTGGTTTGTTGGCAAATTGTAAAACTCAAAGCTGGTCTGGCTGTGAGCTCTGGCCCACTCTGGAGGCTCAGATGGGTCTATTGGCCCCTCAGGCACATCGTTCAGTTGTGCAAAGGTCAGAACTATGTATAGGCTCAAGAATGCCCAGGTGCTGGAGGAAAGGCCACTGGTGATGGTTAAACGGGGTGGCCTGGATACCCCCTCCACCTTGGGAAGTCCCTGGCTTACGGGGGTGGTGTCCTGGGGAGGGACTGCTCTACCTATGCTCACCCATCCTGTGCTACAGTATTCTCTTGTCTAGTCCCTGCTCTCCATGGATGTAGCCAAAGCTGTTGTGGCTGTTGTCCCCCACTTCCCTCACCAGATACCTGATCTCAGGCTGAAGCATTTTCTCTGGCTCTACTGTAGCTGTGGTGGCCAgcaggttttgcttttgaacCGGATGCTCTTCTTCAAATGCATATTTCAGTCCTTCAGTAACTCTGTGGTCTATGTAACGAATGCTCCCTGAGTTGTCTTCTCTCTCGTCattgtttctgcagaaaacaaccCCCCTCCAGGGCAGGAAGCCACAGGAGCCTCCAACAATGAGAAGGTGGCAGGAAAAACAGAGCCAGATCATGCCAGCCTTAAACCTTCCCCAGTCAAGAAAGCTCAGGCTGTGAAAGAGAATGATGTTGGGACAAAAGGGGCACAAGTGACCCCAGCATCACACACACCGTTCTCCATCCCACAATCAGAAGAGTCAAGCTCGGGGAGTGAAACAGAGGTCACCGCTACTGCCAAAGTTCCTGCAGTGCAAACACTGGGAGGatcagaagagaagaagaagaagaaaaaaaaagagaaaaaagaaaagaaggaaaagaagaaatcatcCTCCACGACAGACAAGGCTGTGAAAACATCTAAGAGCAAAGACAAAGAGaataagaagcagaaaacatctCAGAAGCGGAAACTGCCAGGAGAGGATGAGGCTGTTGGGCAGCCCAAGGAGAAGAAGCGGAAAGGGCAAGCTAATGAAGAAGtacccaaaaagaaaaagaagaaagcagctggTGACCTGGAGAAGTTGCCaggcagcaaggaaaagaaaaaatcagctAAAAGTAAGCATTCCTCACTTGGGGCTGCATTTGCAATGGGTTCTTGCAGCTGCTGCACATTCAGCCTCTGGTGCAGGGCCTTGTAAGTAGCACCCACTTTCCCGTTAGCTTCCTGCTTGGCTGCTTCCCTCTTGGCCCACCCAAAGCCAATGCCAGATTTTTATACCCCGCttcagtgtttttctgcagtcttAGCACCACGTCATGTTGCAGACAGCAAGCTGGGCTctcctgcccctctgtcctgcatCCAGCACAGTGTGAACTGCGTTAATACTCATGCTGATCCTTGCTGCTTGCAGAGCAAGCTGATGTCCCTGTGCGTCTTCTATGGCATGACCTGTCCCTCCAGggctttctcctttcctggcCTTTGCCCTGGCTGGAAGCAGCTGTCTAGTTGTGGGCTGGCAAAGGGTTGAGGTGAGTCTGCATTGAACCTCCCGAGGCCTCTTTGCCCTCCCCGCGTGACCTGCCTGTCTGCGCTGGGCTTGGGAGAGTTCTCACGAGTTGTTGTAAGCCACGAGGCCTGCGTTCCGCCTGCTGCGCTCTGCCTGGTGACCTGCACTGCCTCTGTAGTGCGGAACAGCTCTGCTAACCCACCTGGCTGCCCTGGCTCCTCTGCAGCAAACACAATGCGTGCTGGTGGAGAGCTAAGGTGAAATGTGGCTGGGGAAGGCGGGCAGAACGTCCCTGACATGCTGTGGGCATGGCAGAGGAAGCCCAGCGTTCACATGCGCAGGGCTTTGTGTTAGTCAGAGCTTCCTGAGCACGGCCCCTTGCTGCCAGCCTCTTTAAAAGAGATCAGCCTTGAAATCTGTGCTCTCATCTGCCATGTCAGCCACTGCTGTTCCCTGTGGGGTGACAGTGCCCCTTCCTGACCCTGCCTGAGCAGTGTCTGTGCTGCAACACGGTGAGCAGTTCATTCAAGAGATTTTACTCAGGGCTATTACTGCTGCTTTCAAGCCCCTGGAGAAAGAGGACAATGGTACCAACCTCCTGCTTGTTGCTTCCAATTAAGAGTGTTTCCTGCTCTTGTCTGCACGCCTCTCTGTAATGCTCCATTTGCTGCCCTAATgcaaaggcaatttttttctttggagcaCAGACCGCATTTGCGAATCTGAGCTGGTTCTGTGCTGGATCTTGTCTTGGGgagtttttttgggtggttttttctgggttggttgtttgtttgtttaaaaaaaaaaagggagatggAATGAGTAGGCCAGATCTGCCAGggtttctgttctgcagagatGCAGCCCTTCTTTTTGGAGGAGACAGACTTGACCATCAGCCCTTGCATGGGCTGTTGCACAGGGGTGAGCTGGAGCCTCTCGGAGCAGTTGGGCTGAGCTGAACCTTGTGTCCATCCTTGTGTTTGTAACTCCCCTTGCTCTGATTTCTGGCATGCACCCAGCTACTCCAGTGCTAAAGCGGTTCCTCGGAGTGGgtgggcagcaggaggtggGTCCTATGTAATTCTGCCCACACATGTGCATGGATGGTGGGATCAAACCGCTCTGGCTCAGAGGTACTGGGGAaacagccctgggcacagctgccttgcagcagggctctgcccttgCCCAGTTACTGTTCTGGAAAGCTTGCTCAGGTTCAGATGTGATCAAAATCTTACTGGAGATGCTCCTACCGCTCTGTGCTCCATCTCACAGGCTGGCAATACCAGAGTCCCTCTCTTAGTTGACtttgctttccctctcccagaaaaaaagactggaaaagaaaagaagaagagcAAAAAGGTTTCTTCGGAAGGAGAGCCTATAGCAGGTGGCTCTGCTGAGGTtcacaagaagaagaagaaggtaTGTGCAAGACCCTGGGATGGGGTACCGGGGGAAGAGTGGTTCTAAAGCATGGTTGTGATGCTCATCCCTGCAGCATGCCAGGCTGGAGAGGAACAGAGCCGTGTCCTGGCCTTGCTGGCAGTACAGAGGAGGCCACAGTTAATTGCGGCTAGTCTTGGGATTGAGGTGGCTCGAAGAAGGGCTTGTTCCTGTATCACTCCCCCAGGGGAGATCCTTTCCCTGGACGGGTCAAACCTACCTTGTGGTGGCAGAGAACCTGCCTGGGGAGTAAGTGCTCTTCTTCAGCTGTCTGCTCATAAAgttgttttcagcagaaatgggAGCTCCTGAGGGCTTGGCAGGCTACTGCATCCCATCCccggggctgggaagggggggcagagggaggctaGGGTGTTCCTTGTGATGGATATGTGCCTGTAGAGATGGTAGCCAAGAAGCCTCTGTGGCTTGTGGCTTTGCTGGGTCCTTCATGTTTGTGCTGCAGAtgacactgatttatttttcacccttttctttttagaagaagaaaacagctgagCCTGAAGGATTGTGAGAAGGTACATGGCCTGTGGGGACTCTCGGTACCTCTGAACGGCGGTAACCTTGGCCGAATTCAGTACTCCCGGGCCAGTCTTGGGAAGACGGTGTGCCCTCTAAATGCTCGCTGAGTCAGCCTGGCCTTAGATTAGAGGGCCAGGGAGTGGAGCGGTGTAAGGAAAGTCATGCAGCAGTGTGCTGGCTTCTCTGGATGTGTTTGACCTCAACTCTTTAGCTGCTGAGAACTGGATGTCCAGCCTAGACATTGCTGTCCTCTGTCATCAGCAGAGATAAGCGGCCTCTGGCAGTGTCTGTCTGTCCCTGCTGACCATAGGGAGCTTGGAAAAGTAATGTGGATTAGATGGTGATGTTGTAGCCACCTGGAAGCGGACCAGATGACTCTGCCCTTGCTCTGCTCAGCTCTAAGGCTGTTGTCCTCCTCCCCGTCCCTAACTCTTTTAACTCCTCTCCCCAAAGGTACCGCATCCCTGTGATTAAGGATTTATGGGTGAAGATcaaacagaagagaggaaatggaAGCTCATCAGGAGaattccaactttttttttcttttaaataataatttataactTCTTTTAACTGTGACTTTTAGAGCAGAGCAGCGTAACTTTCTgactcctcctgccctgctggggcCCAGAGACGCATTTATTGCCCTTCCTGACGGCTCGCCTGTTGCACAAGAACTGAACTGAAGGAGGCAGTTTGACTAGAGAAGAGCCAGCTTGCATCAACTGCTTTCCTCATAGTTGACACCCAGCCATCTCTTTCTCACCACAGAGctatatttttaagagaaacttttacccttctttttttttttttcttcctttctgtgatTTGTGGTGTCAGTCCTTTTGCTACTATGGAAGAGAGCTCTTGGGTTTACTTTTTATTCTAACACTGACGGCAGTGATATCGTGTCCCTGCAGTTGCACTGAACAACTGTGTCCAGCAGCTGTTCTCAGCCAAGGCGGCGtaatttttttgtgggttttttta
This DNA window, taken from Grus americana isolate bGruAme1 chromosome 14, bGruAme1.mat, whole genome shotgun sequence, encodes the following:
- the TCOF1 gene encoding treacle protein isoform X1, whose translation is MAADGCGGRELLALIHQHLLRGGYARAARELQAQSGQKLLPSLSASLEDIFTHWEKTPSNSRRRKVSDDEAAIPEKIRVPDPVSSSESSEKEEDEKEKAKAANTASLSLATNSGVNVESSEDDDSSSEEETPAGKSAVTVTPAVVSGKAANSLHSPTKPAAPASKVAVLSAANRTVVSNKQQLNAPAASAAPAKAGQKLPGPGKPGHAATAAAKVGQNKAPVATKAPESSSSSSSSSESEEEKEVPTVKTSAPKVEPKQAAGAAESSSEESSDETSSDEELATPAVQAKPAVKTVQANATPVKSAPAAPVGLKKNAVRQTALAPNQAKPASTTVPGAAKPDDTSESSDSSDSQDEEPPSVTHTKPPSKSSQAIPSPVKPTPVAPLSGKTAPAKTVPLSQGKPAPKPAVPKQAKTTLGRTAAPTKPAESTKPVESSDSSGSEEEDLPVPVSQKRLTEQPGHVPNLSQAARAGLPEKAVGSTLKSQASESGSSDSSDSEEESPVAQTQPPQAVKTNAAPQPTNVKKAPAPAAPPPPVGSSDDSSEESDSEEEIVPPSQSLSQQNVKATKVSSAVAAKANATLPLGKGIKAPAVLPVSRVSESSSSDSSEHDVLAGEDPSPPCLKQTVPVGKVPPANTAAPQAASLLGSPTTKLKKPGPQPAQDARLSQAAPPAQAEDTSDSSSSSDSDEETPKQPPKPAGSLQKPGGTQPAHSSSSESSEEEEAASQSLLTGYLGLSRTPAAPQAPKTVPPQPVGKAGQGKAAVTAANSLTKAPVKAAPADSSSSDSSDSDTDVDQVTANHKAENNPPPGQEATGASNNEKVAGKTEPDHASLKPSPVKKAQAVKENDVGTKGAQVTPASHTPFSIPQSEESSSGSETEVTATAKVPAVQTLGGSEEKKKKKKKEKKEKKEKKKSSSTTDKAVKTSKSKDKENKKQKTSQKRKLPGEDEAVGQPKEKKRKGQANEEVPKKKKKKAAGDLEKLPGSKEKKKSAKKKKTGKEKKKSKKVSSEGEPIAGGSAEVHKKKKKKKKTAEPEGL
- the TCOF1 gene encoding treacle protein isoform X5, with the protein product MAADGCGGRELLALIHQHLLRGGYARAARELQAQSGQKLLPSLSASLEDIFTHWEKTPSNSRRRKVSDDEAAIPEKIRVPDPVSSSESSEKEEDEKEKAKAANTASLSLATNSGVNVESSEDDDSSSEEETPAGKSAVTVTPAVVSGKAANSLHSPTKPAAPASKVAVLSAANRTVVSNKQQLNAPAASAAPAKAGQKLPGPGKPGHAATAAAKVGQNKAPVATKAPESSSSSSSSSESEEEKEVPTVKTSAPKVEPKQAAGAAESSSEESSDETSSDEELATPAVQAKPAVKTVQANATPVKSAPAAPVGLKKNAVRQTALAPNQAKPASTTVPGAAKPDDTSESSDSSDSQDEEPPSVTHTKPPSKSSQAIPSPVKPTPVAPLSGKTAPAKTVPLSQGKPAPKPAVPKQAKTTLGRTAAPTKPAESTKPVESSDSSGSEEEDLPVPVSQKRLTEQPGHVPNLSQAARAGLPEKAVGSTLKSQASESGSSDSSDSEEESPVAQTQPPQAVKTNAAPQPTNVKKAPAPAAPPPPVGSSDDSSEESDSEEEIVPPSQDPSPPCLKQTVPVGKVPPANTAAPQAASLLGSPTTKLKKPGPQPAQDARLSQAAPPAQAEDTSDSSSSSDSDEETPKQPPKPAGSLQKPGGTQPAHSSSSESSEEEEAASQSLLTGYLGLSRTPAAPQAPKTVPPQPVGKAGQGKAAVTAANSLTKAPVKAAPADSSSSDSSDSDTDVDQVTANHKAENNPPPGQEATGASNNEKVAGKTEPDHASLKPSPVKKAQAVKENDVGTKGAQVTPASHTPFSIPQSEESSSGSETEVTATAKVPAVQTLGGSEEKKKKKKKEKKEKKEKKKSSSTTDKAVKTSKSKDKENKKQKTSQKRKLPGEDEAVGQPKEKKRKGQANEEVPKKKKKKAAGDLEKLPGSKEKKKSAKKKKTGKEKKKSKKVSSEGEPIAGGSAEVHKKKKKKKKTAEPEGL